DNA sequence from the Desulfobaccales bacterium genome:
GACATGATCAGGGTTGCAACCACACCATAAATTTATGAGGAACTGAGGTTTTGAAATAGCTTATAACCTCCTTGCTCTAAAAAACACCACTCCCAACGGCGGTAACGTCAGATTCAAGGAATGGGTCCGGCCATGGCAAGGGATCGGCGTGGCCTCCTGGCCGCCCAGATTGCCATGGCCGCTGCCCCCATAGTCCCAGGCATCGCTGTTCAGCACCTCTTGCCAGAACCCACCGGCAGGCACCCCCACCCGATAATGGTGCCGGGGCACCGGGGTGAAATTGCAAGCCACCAGCATCATTTCTCCTTCTCGCCCCTTCCTGAGGAAGGTAATGACACTCTGGATCACGTCATTGCAGTCGATCCACTCGAACCCCGCAGGGCTAAAATCCTGAGCAAATAGAGCCGGTTCCTGGCAATAGACCCGGTTCAAATCTTCTACCCACCTTTGTAAGGCCGCGTGCCTGGGGTCGTCCAGCAGGTGCCAGTCCAGGGAGGCTTCATGGTACCATTCCGACCATTGTCCGAACTCGCCCCCCATAAAGAGCAGCTTCTTGCCGGGCTGGCCGTACATATACCCGAAGAGTAGCCTGAGATTAGCAAACTTCTGCCAGTCGTCCCCGGGCATCTTAGCCAAAAGCGACCCCTTGCCGTAGACCACCTCGTCGTGGGACAGGGGCAGGAGGAAATTTTCGTGGAAGGCGTATAGCATCCGGAAGGTCAGGGTGTTGTGGTGGAACTTCCGATAGACCGGATCCACGCTCATATATCTCAGGGTATCGTGCATCCAGCCCATGTCCCACTTGAGGCCGAAGCCCAGGCCCCCCACATAGATGGGGCGGGAGACCATGGGCCAGTCGGTGGATTCTTCGGCCATGGTCTGGACGTCGGGATAGCTCTTATAGACCTCGGTATTGAACTGGCGCAGGAAGGCGATGGCTTCCAAATCCTCCCGGCCGCCGTACTGGTTGGGCAGCCATTCCCCCTCTTTGCGAGAATAATCAAGGTAGAGCATGGAGGCCACTGCGTCCACCCGGATGCCGTCGGCGTGATAGCGGTCCAGCCAGAACAGGGCGCTGCTCATCAGGAAACACCGCACCTCATTGCGGCCGAAGTTGAAAATAGAGCTGCGCCAATCGGGATGAAACCCTTTGCGGGGGTCGGCGTGCTCATAGAGGTGGGTGCCGTCGAAGAAGCCGGGGCCGTGCTCATCCGCGGGAAAGTGGGAAGGCACCCAGTCCAGGATGACGCCTATGCCGTGCTGGTGCAGGTAATCCACCAGGAACATGAAATCCTGGGGAGTGCCGTAGCGGCTGGTGGGGGCGAAATAGCCGGTGGTCTGGTAGCCCCAGGAGCCGTAAAAAGGATGCTCCATGATCGGCAAAAGTTCCACGTGGGTAAAACCCAGGCGCTGGACGTGCCCGGCCAACAACGGGGCCAGTTCCCGGTAGGTCAGGGAGCGGTTGCCCTCCTCCGGCACTCGCCGCCAGGACCCCAGGTGCACCTCATAGACCGACATGGGACCGTCCAGGGCGTTTTTCCGGTAGCGGCCTGCCATCCAGTCTCCATCTTCCCAGGCGTAGTCCAGGTCCCAGACGATGGAGGCGGTGCGGGGCGGACCTTCCAGAGAAAAGGCGAAAGGGTCGGCCTTGTCCACCCGGTAGGCGCCATATTTGGAGGCCAGGTGGTACTTGTACAGCGACCCTGCCGGAAGACCCGGGATAAATCCTTCCCAGATACCCGATTGGGCTCTGTTTCCCAAGGGATGGCTGCTCTTGCTCCAGCCGTTGAAATCACCGCTGACCCAGACCTGCTGTGCATCCGGGGCCCAGACGGCAAAATAGGTTCCCAGGGGCTCGGGCTCTTTCAAGACGTGCGCACCCAATTTATGATAAAGGCGGTAGTGGCTGCCTTCGTTAAAGAGGTAAAGGTCGTCGTCGGTCAACAGCGAGACGTCATACCGCACCGCGCCTGGAGGAGTCTTGGTTTTTGCCATAGCCTATTTTTCTCGATTTAGCCCGGTAATGCAAGGATTAGCTGCACGGCCTGAGAGAGATATGCCGTCGTAGCGGCGGGCCTTGGCTCCCGCGCATGAAAAAAGGCGGGGTCATTTCTGACCCCGCCTTACTGGGAGGGAACGCAACAGAACTTATGACCTTACTTGCGCCGCCAACCAAGCAGGCCCAGGCCAAGGAGGCCAGAGCCAAACAGCGGCAGGGCCGCAGGAATGGGCACCGCGGTGGCGATCTGCCGGCAGAGCATGATAGCCCCTTCATCGGGGAGGCCCGTCAAATCCAGACCCAAGGTTACGTGGAGGGTTTCACCCGGGGCGATGAGACTGCCCCCCGGGGGGTCATAGAAAAAGTCTATCTCGGTGTTGCCGAAGGTATCCTTGCCTTTGAATTCGGCGGAACTGGTATTGGGGTCTCTGATGACCTGGCCCACATCGCTGAAGATGAAGTGGTAGTCAGACCAGGTATAGGGGCTGGTGTTGGTAATGTCCCAGGTGATTTGAAAATTGTTATCACCGGCGTCATCGGCGTTAAAAATGATCTCCTTATCAAACCAGATCGGGGGGCCAGGGAGGTTGACGACCGCATAGCCGTCGTGCGACGGGAAGGGAATCAACGACAGGGCGTTGTAATCCTCCTTAACATTGTGGCCGCTCACTTCGGTGATGAAATAAGGATCGCCCGAGATATTGACGACGTTGAACGCCGACGCCTGCATGGCCAGGCCGAACACCAGCACCAGGCTCAAGACCAAAGCAATTGAAATTTTTCTCATATTTCCTCCTCATTTAATGCCCTAGCTTTTTTTAACCGGTTAAGAGGAAAATTCCACTTCCAATCTGGATTGACCGCTCCTTACCTCCTTCTTAAAAAGATTAACCGGATTATCGCCTCGGGCCAGCCGGTTATCTCATCCATGAGACCTGTAGCT
Encoded proteins:
- the glgB gene encoding 1,4-alpha-glucan branching protein GlgB, encoding MAKTKTPPGAVRYDVSLLTDDDLYLFNEGSHYRLYHKLGAHVLKEPEPLGTYFAVWAPDAQQVWVSGDFNGWSKSSHPLGNRAQSGIWEGFIPGLPAGSLYKYHLASKYGAYRVDKADPFAFSLEGPPRTASIVWDLDYAWEDGDWMAGRYRKNALDGPMSVYEVHLGSWRRVPEEGNRSLTYRELAPLLAGHVQRLGFTHVELLPIMEHPFYGSWGYQTTGYFAPTSRYGTPQDFMFLVDYLHQHGIGVILDWVPSHFPADEHGPGFFDGTHLYEHADPRKGFHPDWRSSIFNFGRNEVRCFLMSSALFWLDRYHADGIRVDAVASMLYLDYSRKEGEWLPNQYGGREDLEAIAFLRQFNTEVYKSYPDVQTMAEESTDWPMVSRPIYVGGLGFGLKWDMGWMHDTLRYMSVDPVYRKFHHNTLTFRMLYAFHENFLLPLSHDEVVYGKGSLLAKMPGDDWQKFANLRLLFGYMYGQPGKKLLFMGGEFGQWSEWYHEASLDWHLLDDPRHAALQRWVEDLNRVYCQEPALFAQDFSPAGFEWIDCNDVIQSVITFLRKGREGEMMLVACNFTPVPRHHYRVGVPAGGFWQEVLNSDAWDYGGSGHGNLGGQEATPIPCHGRTHSLNLTLPPLGVVFFRARRL